A genomic region of Metopolophium dirhodum isolate CAU chromosome 1, ASM1992520v1, whole genome shotgun sequence contains the following coding sequences:
- the LOC132935154 gene encoding protein mahjong-like, with amino-acid sequence MEQSVSELTNLLQRWEDEMTTPNYNPIPTLINTSSFPDSSMTVFVPVPQPLNPLKSLSMVLYTPKLFEYVFNSNQLLMDYLKEHHSPRQTEDDHNLNVAVCRLIMNLIPGLETTVVFESGVNDRLIQRLFTWAENSNDPLQTYATGLLASFMELTDTATNFKDNNNKLVPIILDRLHSYYTKFCEETEINQSTQPYQNTNSEQPNDNTDAPSSKRKKREENGICSDINSSYPESIASNWIQIYSPTLTTKLVYCLKYLVPIGEYQEFLSHTYGKNALNLVMKIINSSEKQNGYITFEALKYLTALLCHKNFVTEFIDSHGLQVLVTLMTIKTPITHVDVIRGLASRALAGLARSESVRQIIRKLPLFNSGQLQSLMENPVLQEKRQEHVTFQKYALELIELVSEEKKSNGASLTSLENINRANVVALTEINYKEQQFHFLLYQHYMKKGWFSTVESIARDTKLNISEKNLTPFTYISHCCNRLFRGGIFPISSKHTIQFKKPELANSSNGPLGAVFRASGRNSTPKPNVSTVFYLSRRSKNLPKPEPEQEGMAAGRINDNISSGSNVKI; translated from the exons TACTTCATCATTTCCAGATTCTTCAATGACTGTATTCGTTCCAGTACCACAGCCACTTAACCCACTTAAATCACTTTCAATGGTGTTATATACtccaaaattatttgaatatgtatttaattcaaatcaG TTACTAATGGATTATTTAAAAGAACATCATTCGCCAAGACAAACTGAAGATGACCACAATTTAAATGTTGCTGTGTGTAGGCTTATAATGAATCTCATACCAGGTTTAGAAACAACTGTTGTATTTGAAAGT ggTGTAAATGATCGACTTATTCAAAGGTTATTCACTTGGGCAGAAAATTCTAATGACCCATTGCAAACTTATGCAACAGGATTATTGGCATCTTTTATGGAGTTGACAGACACTGCTACTAATTTTAa agacaataataataaacttgtaCCGATTATATTGGATCGTCttcattcatattatactaaattttgtGAAGAAACAGAAATTAATCAAAGCACGCAGCCATATCAAAATACAAATAGTGAGCAGCCTAATGATAATACAGATGCTCCATCTTCAAAGAGGAaaa aaagagAAGAAAATGGTATTTGCAGTGATATTAATTCTTCCTATCCAGAGTCTATTGCAAGTAATTGGATACAAATCTATTCACCTACTTTGACTACAAAATTAGTTTACTGTCTCAAATATTTAGTACCAATTGGAGAATATCAAgag TTCTTAAGCCATACCTACGGGAAAAATGCACTCAACttagtaatgaaaataattaattcttcaGAAAAACAAAATGGTTATATAACTTTTGAAGCATTAAAATACTTAACTGCTCTTTTATGCCATAAAAACTTTGTCACCGAATTTATTGACTCACATGGATTACaa GTTTTAGTTACTTTAATGACTATCAAAACACCAATTACTCATGTTGACGTTATACGAGGATTAGCAAGTCGTGCATTAGCTGGATTGGCTCGCAGTGAATCAGTTCGCCAAATTATCAggaaattacctttatttaacaGTGGCCAATTACaaa gtttaatGGAAAATCCTGTATTACAAGAAAAACGTCAAGAACAtgtaacatttcaaaaatatgctTTAGAGTTAATTGAATTAGTTtcggaagaaaaaaaaagtaatggagCATCACTGACATcattggaaaatataaataga gCAAATGTTGTTGCACTAACTGAAATTAATTACAAAGAACAACAATTTCACTTTTTATTGTATCaacattatatgaaaaaaggTTGGTTCTCAACTGTAGAATCAATAGCACGAGATACAAAGCTTAATATATCCGAGAAAAATCTTACGCCATTTACATATATTTCCCATTGCTGT AATCGGTTGTTTAGAGGAGGAATATTCCCTATAAGTTCTAAACACACGATACAATTCAAAAAACCTGAATTAGCCAATTCATCTAACGGTCCTTTAGGTGCTGTATTTCGTGCAAGCGGAAGAAATTCAACTCCAAAAC cAAATGTAtcaactgtattttatttatctagacGATCAAAAAATCTACCGAAACCGGAGCCAGAACAAGAAGGAATGGCAGCAGGAaggataaatgataatatttcaaGTGGTAGCAACGTCAAAATATAA